The following are encoded in a window of Armatimonas rosea genomic DNA:
- a CDS encoding MGH1-like glycoside hydrolase domain-containing protein has product MVLESGAFAHHIERFNAMEDESLVQLIPNARAWEWLVASAPLFECPDTQLTETYYFRWWSFRKHLKQTPQGRILTEFLAPVRHAGAFNSISCALGHHIAEGRWLRETALLDEYVAFWFRGNEGKPQPHFHKFSGWVPAALEARGNVTGSHALFTTLLEDMIADFHAWEKERLAPEGLFWQHDVKDGMEESISGSRTVQNLRPTINAYMVASAAALGRVGKRPEFIARSRELIAKTQALLWDEKAQFFKVRRPDGSLSDAREAIGFVPWQFGIAERKHSAAWAQLTDPQGFAAPFGLTTAERRHPKFRTHGTGKCEWDGALWPFATSQTLTGLASALRRFNNLPIPRRAWFDAFLTYARSHQREGKPYIGEYQDETTGVWIKGEERSRYYNHSTFADLLITGLVGLTPRADQKIEVDPLLPEGTWPWFCLDGVGYHGRLLTILWDATGRRYGRGAGLQVLADGKKLGQSNRLRKLIV; this is encoded by the coding sequence ATGGTTCTAGAGAGTGGGGCGTTTGCCCACCACATCGAGCGCTTTAATGCGATGGAGGACGAGTCCCTTGTGCAGCTTATCCCCAATGCAAGAGCCTGGGAGTGGCTGGTGGCAAGTGCCCCGCTCTTTGAGTGCCCGGATACCCAGCTCACCGAGACCTACTACTTCCGCTGGTGGAGCTTTCGCAAGCACCTCAAGCAGACCCCTCAAGGCCGAATCCTCACCGAGTTTCTCGCTCCGGTGCGCCATGCGGGCGCGTTCAACTCGATCTCCTGCGCTCTGGGGCACCATATCGCCGAGGGACGCTGGCTCCGCGAGACGGCACTCCTGGATGAGTATGTCGCGTTCTGGTTTCGGGGCAACGAGGGCAAGCCGCAGCCGCACTTTCATAAGTTCAGTGGCTGGGTCCCCGCCGCGCTGGAGGCCCGTGGGAATGTCACGGGGAGCCACGCGCTCTTTACCACCCTTCTGGAGGACATGATCGCGGACTTTCACGCCTGGGAGAAAGAGCGGCTCGCTCCCGAGGGGCTCTTCTGGCAACATGATGTCAAGGATGGCATGGAGGAGTCGATCAGCGGCTCACGCACGGTCCAGAACCTGCGCCCGACCATCAACGCCTACATGGTCGCCAGCGCCGCCGCTCTCGGACGAGTGGGCAAGCGCCCGGAGTTTATAGCAAGATCTCGCGAGCTTATTGCCAAGACCCAGGCACTCCTCTGGGACGAGAAGGCGCAGTTCTTTAAGGTCCGTCGCCCCGATGGCTCCCTCTCCGATGCACGCGAGGCAATTGGCTTCGTGCCCTGGCAGTTTGGGATCGCGGAGAGAAAGCACAGCGCCGCCTGGGCACAGCTCACCGACCCACAGGGCTTTGCCGCCCCGTTTGGCCTCACCACCGCGGAGCGCCGCCACCCCAAGTTCCGCACGCACGGCACGGGAAAGTGCGAGTGGGACGGTGCCCTCTGGCCCTTTGCGACCTCGCAGACCCTCACGGGGCTGGCAAGTGCCCTGCGTCGCTTCAACAACCTGCCGATTCCCCGCCGCGCTTGGTTCGATGCCTTCCTCACCTACGCACGCAGTCACCAGCGCGAGGGCAAGCCCTATATCGGGGAGTACCAGGACGAGACAACGGGAGTCTGGATCAAGGGCGAGGAGCGGAGCCGCTACTACAACCACTCGACCTTCGCCGATCTCCTCATCACCGGCTTGGTGGGGCTCACCCCCCGCGCCGACCAGAAAATCGAGGTCGATCCGCTCCTGCCCGAAGGCACCTGGCCCTGGTTCTGCCTGGATGGCGTGGGCTACCACGGACGCCTGCTCACCATTCTCTGGGACGCCACCGGGAGGCGCTACGGACGGGGGGCGGGCCTGCAAGTCCTCGCCGATGGCAAGAAACTCGGCCAGAGCAACCGGCTCAGAAAGCTAATCGTATGA
- a CDS encoding sialidase family protein has translation MLDLAVAAPWTLSVVARREGQYLGQPTTVLFQDGKTLLTAYPDGHGQGKLLLSRSHNGGNTWCPVEVDVATVPEVPTLYKLPLPGGRERVLLVTCQVAKGILEWMWSDDQGNSWSPRKQWRLEGTRGAIVALASLWPLAQRDRFRGIFHDFNFDNFTVELELVADPTAPGGFDCRFSQLTPIPFASEGGRLRARAAGLCEAGAVVSPDGASMALLFRPQNKKTNAMISFSRDRGSTWSDPVELPGSLTGERHTARYAPDGRLVICFRDYSPLNPTNPSHGDWVAWVGTWDDLVQSREGYCRIRLHRNFGNSTNANIGDCGYTGLEVLPNGCIVAISYGHWEVQPGSKHPNHPGGRGKPPYLLQARFTLTEIDQWLQVDKNLLMPLSERRSLS, from the coding sequence ATGCTCGACCTCGCTGTTGCCGCTCCTTGGACGCTCTCCGTCGTCGCCCGACGCGAGGGGCAGTATCTCGGACAGCCGACCACCGTGCTTTTCCAAGATGGCAAGACCCTCCTCACCGCGTACCCGGATGGGCACGGCCAGGGAAAGCTGCTTCTTAGCCGTAGCCACAACGGAGGCAACACGTGGTGCCCCGTCGAAGTGGACGTAGCGACCGTCCCTGAGGTTCCTACGCTCTACAAGCTCCCCCTGCCCGGTGGCCGTGAGCGCGTTCTTCTCGTCACCTGCCAGGTAGCGAAAGGGATTCTGGAGTGGATGTGGAGTGACGACCAAGGGAATAGCTGGTCGCCCCGCAAACAATGGAGGCTGGAAGGCACTCGTGGTGCGATTGTCGCCCTCGCCTCGCTCTGGCCTCTCGCTCAGCGAGATCGCTTCCGCGGCATCTTCCACGACTTCAACTTCGACAACTTTACCGTTGAGCTAGAGCTTGTCGCCGATCCTACAGCACCAGGGGGCTTCGACTGCCGTTTCTCTCAGCTCACACCGATCCCCTTCGCTAGTGAGGGAGGGCGCCTGCGTGCACGTGCCGCTGGCCTCTGCGAGGCGGGTGCCGTGGTCTCCCCCGATGGGGCGTCCATGGCCCTTCTCTTCCGCCCGCAAAACAAAAAGACCAACGCGATGATTAGCTTCTCCCGTGATCGTGGCTCGACGTGGTCCGACCCGGTCGAGCTCCCCGGCTCCCTGACCGGTGAGCGACATACAGCGCGATACGCCCCCGATGGCCGCCTTGTCATCTGTTTCCGCGACTATAGCCCTCTCAACCCCACCAATCCCAGCCATGGTGACTGGGTCGCCTGGGTGGGTACCTGGGACGATCTTGTGCAGAGCCGGGAGGGTTACTGCCGCATCCGCCTCCACCGTAACTTCGGCAACTCCACCAACGCCAATATCGGCGACTGCGGCTATACCGGCCTCGAAGTGCTCCCCAATGGCTGTATTGTCGCCATCAGCTATGGTCACTGGGAGGTACAGCCCGGCTCGAAGCACCCCAACCATCCCGGAGGTCGGGGCAAGCCCCCCTACCTCCTTCAGGCCCGCTTCACCCTCACCGAGATCGACCAGTGGCTACAAGTGGACAAGAACCTCCTCATGCCCCTGTCTGAGAGACGATCCTTATCCTAG
- a CDS encoding prepilin-type N-terminal cleavage/methylation domain-containing protein, which yields MKKSSLSQGFTLIELLVVIAIIAILAAILFPVFAQAREKARQTACLSNQKQLGVSFMMYVQDYDETFPPADYNGPGRVNWYSMIEPYIVAGIKTGSPSPGQKLSIYFCPSIDAFGKEDPTWFTRSGNARPIPLRSYGPNSNLMPAGRSATAANPVVVNSLASVGSPGSLIMLAPCGGSIPEVSGRDEVAYASRSIHEQGYMLARRRHMGGEVYTMADGHAKYFKAPDDYTKESLTGACWKSPTQDPKYARCTAWFNALGD from the coding sequence ATGAAGAAATCATCTCTATCCCAAGGGTTTACCCTTATCGAACTCTTAGTTGTGATCGCGATTATCGCCATCCTTGCGGCCATTCTCTTTCCCGTTTTTGCCCAGGCCCGTGAGAAAGCGCGACAGACGGCCTGCCTCTCGAACCAGAAGCAGCTCGGAGTCTCGTTCATGATGTATGTGCAGGACTACGACGAGACCTTTCCTCCGGCGGACTACAATGGCCCGGGGCGAGTGAACTGGTACTCCATGATCGAGCCGTATATTGTCGCGGGCATCAAGACGGGGAGTCCTAGTCCGGGTCAGAAGCTCTCCATCTACTTCTGTCCCAGTATCGATGCTTTTGGAAAAGAAGACCCGACCTGGTTCACCCGCTCCGGCAACGCCCGGCCGATCCCGCTACGTAGCTATGGACCCAACTCGAACCTGATGCCCGCTGGCCGTAGTGCGACAGCCGCCAACCCCGTCGTGGTCAATAGCCTCGCCTCGGTAGGCTCTCCAGGGAGCCTGATCATGCTCGCCCCCTGTGGAGGGAGCATCCCCGAGGTCAGTGGCCGCGATGAAGTCGCGTACGCGTCGCGCAGTATCCACGAGCAGGGCTACATGCTGGCACGGCGGCGGCACATGGGAGGCGAGGTCTACACCATGGCCGATGGACATGCCAAGTACTTCAAGGCCCCGGATGACTACACCAAAGAGAGCCTGACGGGCGCCTGCTGGAAGTCTCCGACGCAAGATCCTAAGTACGCACGTTGCACAGCTTGGTTCAACGCACTCGGCGACTAA
- a CDS encoding LacI family DNA-binding transcriptional regulator, producing MPVSLREVADRAGVARATVSSVLNGRGDKVRISSEAQARIRRAASELGYRPNRLAQGLGKGRTNIVGLMIAGLRNPFFLSLMEAAEERAFRTGFDVLPDSAFKLRASYEAEGKLGGWPMDGILIWVSPNEQLSDFLGTQREELPVVYLGYRRSDATDFVAIDREGGARQLMEHLWERGYRRVAYLAPGAHLPSSDPRFLAYLDFCQRAQQEPERLGSEPTDPMSIVTQAWMREMGLDAGLELAARRPEDRPDAVVCLNDLVAIGLYNGLRRGGLRVPEDIAVAGFDGIDEGRFLERPLTTVVSPSVALVERAFDVLTARLSEKDKTVLPPQQVTLPSELRLGETT from the coding sequence ATGCCTGTTTCACTACGCGAAGTTGCAGATCGTGCGGGGGTGGCCCGTGCGACGGTCTCCAGTGTCCTCAATGGCCGGGGCGATAAGGTTCGGATCTCCTCCGAGGCGCAGGCACGCATCCGACGTGCCGCCTCAGAGCTGGGTTACCGACCCAACCGGCTGGCGCAGGGGCTCGGGAAAGGCCGCACGAATATAGTCGGGCTGATGATCGCCGGGCTGCGCAATCCGTTTTTTCTGAGCCTGATGGAGGCCGCCGAGGAGCGGGCTTTCCGCACGGGCTTTGATGTCCTGCCCGACTCCGCCTTCAAGCTGCGCGCCTCCTACGAAGCCGAGGGCAAGCTCGGGGGCTGGCCGATGGATGGCATCCTGATCTGGGTCTCGCCCAACGAGCAGCTCTCGGACTTTTTAGGCACCCAGCGCGAGGAGCTTCCCGTGGTCTATCTAGGCTACCGACGGAGCGATGCGACTGACTTTGTGGCTATCGACCGCGAGGGCGGTGCCCGTCAGCTCATGGAGCACCTCTGGGAGCGTGGCTACCGGCGTGTCGCTTACTTAGCCCCCGGAGCCCACCTGCCCTCCAGCGACCCGCGCTTCTTGGCCTATCTCGATTTCTGCCAGCGTGCCCAGCAGGAGCCCGAGCGCCTTGGCAGCGAGCCCACCGATCCCATGTCGATCGTGACCCAGGCGTGGATGCGGGAGATGGGGCTCGACGCGGGGCTGGAGCTGGCGGCGCGCCGCCCCGAAGACCGCCCGGATGCCGTGGTCTGCCTCAATGACCTGGTGGCGATCGGTCTCTACAACGGCCTGCGGCGCGGTGGGCTGCGTGTGCCTGAGGACATTGCCGTGGCAGGCTTTGACGGCATCGACGAGGGGAGGTTCCTGGAGCGCCCACTGACCACGGTGGTGAGCCCCAGTGTGGCGCTCGTGGAGAGAGCCTTCGATGTCTTGACGGCCCGCCTCAGTGAAAAAGACAAGACCGTACTCCCGCCGCAACAGGTGACGCTGCCCAGTGAGCTGCGTCTTGGGGAGACCACATGA